In Xenorhabdus griffiniae, the genomic window CGTTGTATTGGGGATGTCGTGAAATTTAAGATCCAAAAACACATCAAAACCACGCTGATGCAGCGCCTGAACAAATTGCGGGCCATACAGTGTAAACATCTCCTTGCCTACTTTCAGACGACAGGATTGTGGATCAATCTTGTCGACAAATGCCAGCGCTGCATCTTGATTGTCATAATCCAGTGCAACAATAACAGGTGAGTCAATCTGCTTATCTAAAGTTTGAACTGTGTGGGAGATCATTTTTAGGCCCTTTGATTTACTAATTAACTTAAATTACTAATGAATAGCAGCATAATCGTGACATTGTCACTGACCATCCAATCCTCGGATCGGCTTAATAGAGTCCCAAGAACGACATGATGGGCAATGCCAATATAACGAACGAGAAGTAAAGCCACATTTATGGCATCGATAACCAGGTTTTGTGCGGATTTGCTCACCTACCATATTGCGCAAAAGAATCAGACTCTCTTTCGCCCGCCCTTCTTCCGCTTCCGTCATATGGTAATCCATCAGACGGTAAAATAATCTCATTGTTGGATGGCGTTCCAACTGACGGTTAATGAAGTTTTGAGCAACTTCACGTCCTTCCTTTTTCTCAATAATATCGGCCATATGAAGTTCAGCGATCGCACCACAATTTTCTTCTACACAACGCTGCACAAAAGCTTGCCACTCATCCGGTTGAGACAAATGCTGATAACATTCCTCCAGCATTGGCAAAGATTCACTGACCAATTGTTTATCCTGCTCAAGAATGCGTTTCAACGCATTGGTCGCTTTAAGATATTCCCCCTGAGCCATATAAATACGACCAAACATAATAGAAGTACGGGCACAATTTTTGTCTGCTTGGGCCGCTTTATTTAAATAGCCGATCGCAGTAGTAAAATCATCACTGCCCATACATTGCAGAGCCAACTCACAGTAGAAATGGGCAATTTCTTCCCGAAAATGGTGTCTACCCAGTTTTACGAGTTTTTCAGCGATATCAATGGCCTTATTCCAATCACTGGTTGACTGGTAGATGGTTAGCAAGGAATTAAAAGCATTTTCACGGAAGTCAGTTTCGTCAACTAACTGAACGAACATGTTCTCTGCG contains:
- the lapB gene encoding lipopolysaccharide assembly protein LapB gives rise to the protein MLELLFLLLPIAAVYGWYMGRRSAQQDKQQSADRLSREYVDGVNFLLSNQQDKAVDLFLDMLKEDSPAFEAHLTLGNLFRSRGEVERAIRIHQSLMESASLTFEQRLLAIQQLGQDYMAAGVYDRAENMFVQLVDETDFRENAFNSLLTIYQSTSDWNKAIDIAEKLVKLGRHHFREEIAHFYCELALQCMGSDDFTTAIGYLNKAAQADKNCARTSIMFGRIYMAQGEYLKATNALKRILEQDKQLVSESLPMLEECYQHLSQPDEWQAFVQRCVEENCGAIAELHMADIIEKKEGREVAQNFINRQLERHPTMRLFYRLMDYHMTEAEEGRAKESLILLRNMVGEQIRTKPGYRCHKCGFTSRSLYWHCPSCRSWDSIKPIRGLDGQ